The Lathyrus oleraceus cultivar Zhongwan6 chromosome 5, CAAS_Psat_ZW6_1.0, whole genome shotgun sequence genome includes the window GAATTCCTTAATAATCTTCAAACGAGGAACAATAACTATGATCTATGCGGTTCTCAACCAGAAATAATTATGCATATTATTCGTGATTGTACTTTGCCAAAAACCTTTGGAATCAATTGGTCAGTCACAACCTCAAGGAGCATTTCTTTTCCTCTACATTGCATGATTGCATTGCCCTTAATCTTTCTCGCTATATTCCGCAGGCTGTTGAAGCTTGGTCAGAGATGTTGGCTTTTGGCTGTCATCTTCATGGAGTAAGGTTCTACATGACCCATATTTTGTTTTGCCTACTAATTTGGTCCATGAAATGCGTAAGGATGTTTCTTTATACAGATCCTGCAAGCAGTTTTACTTAAAGCTTCAACCTGTGATTAAGACTCTGACTTTAGTTCAATGGTGTCCGCCTCCTTTAGGGCGGGTTTGCCTCAACTTCGACTAGGATGTTCTCAGTGGTTTTGTTGCCAAATGTGAGCCATTTTTCCGTGACAACCAAGAAAACTGGCTTGGTGGCTTTCATATGCATATTGGTGTTTGCAATAACATTACGGCTAATTTATAGGGTGTTCTTACAAGTTTGGATCTTGCTTGGGAGAAAGGCTTCAACAATCTTATGGTCCAAGTTGACAAATACTTCTGTTATCTCAGCTTGCAAAGTCTGTTGCTGCCTCTACAACAAGGTGCGACTTTGGCAAGACGTATTCTTCAGCTCCTTCACCACTTGAAGAAGTGTAATTCAAACATATTTTTAAAGAAACGAACCAGTGTGCTGACTCTGTAGTTAAACTAAACTTACGTAGTACTGCTGAATGTGTCTGGTTTGATTCTTGTCCGACTAGGTTTAATGCATCTCATTAGTTTAGATTAGTCTGATTTGTGTGTTAGACTTGTAGCCTAGTTTCTCCTTGTATGGGCCTTTGGCCCTCCCATTCTAAAAAAAAAGTCATACGGTCCGATGAATGACCCATTGGTCCGACCAATAACCCAATGATCCAATAACTTAACCGGATGAATAACCGTAAAACATCGACCATAACACACTCCTTTCCCCTCTATTCCCATTATACACGCTCATTTCCCCATAATTCACAAAATATACCattttcaaacaaaacaacttttTACCTAAGGAATCTATTAAGGTAAAAAATTCACAATATGTCTTATGTACTTTCTCAATGCATTTTCTTATGTCTATGAAGCCATAGTATATCAATGTATATGGATTATTATCAAATAAAGAAAATTGATAACAAAAAAGGTGGGATCATTTTGGGGTCCATGCCGTATCTTTGAAATCAATTTGCAATTGCAATTTTGACAAGTATTGTTATTTCAAACATAATACCTTGTTGGATATTGAATTTCTATTACAAAGATTTTCCTATAACTCAGTATGAAATTGCCAtataaaattttataaaataacTTTCTGTTCTAATTTTACTAACATTGACACATCCATATACAACTATTTGTTTTCATTCAAGCAGAAACACTAACAGATTCAGCACAACAAAAGGCAGTAGTGTATGTATCAGCAGTAAGAAGGAACATTGACCGGTCGGTAAACAAAGGTTCTGACAGTGTGTGAGTACCCCGATGGATGATTGTAACTGAATTTCACCCCTGCGCTACCACTCCCAAGATTTGTGCAGCGATCATGGAAACTACTGATTGGTCGAGAAAGACATGCATCCCAACGATCACTTTCAGGCATTGTCTCGGCTACTGTGTATATTCCCTTAGCATTTGTAAATGCCTGGTAGTTTAGAACTTCGCCGGATTTGGTGATGCAAAGAACAGCAACTTCAGCACCTGCATCAAAGCattcaaagacatgtttttgtTTTAACAAggaaaaaataataatattttgTTATTTTACAATCATGTTAAAATATATCTAAGGAACTCAATTTAGGTTAAAACAAAAAAATTGAAATGTTTTTTTTTTCCTACTTTCTTTTTATAATAAAGCGTCAAAGTTGGAATCGCTGCTGAGTTATTTGAAGCTACGAGTTTGAGTCATGAAATAAATCTCTTGCAAATGAAAGGTAAGGTTACTTACAATCAATGTTGTCAAACACAAGATCTTAAGTAGGATTGGTCAGCTTGTGAAAGATAGTAAAACTCAGATCGTTAGCACGGTACATAAGATCCTACCGAACGGACAAAGGGTAATTTAATACATATATACATACACAAAC containing:
- the LOC127084948 gene encoding uncharacterized protein LOC127084948, with amino-acid sequence MDSVTRPVSVKKFINLKSVGIEMSIILLAFFFSISAMGATKQKMVMDLILLSLMLFALGASAWTGEIHGRVVCDICGDSSLGPEDHVLEGAEVAVLCITKSGEVLNYQAFTNAKGIYTVAETMPESDRWDACLSRPISSFHDRCTNLGSGSAGVKFSYNHPSGYSHTVRTFVYRPVNVPSYC